In the Hordeum vulgare subsp. vulgare chromosome 7H, MorexV3_pseudomolecules_assembly, whole genome shotgun sequence genome, one interval contains:
- the LOC123409339 gene encoding probable high-affinity nitrate transporter 2.4, translated as MAKKVDEEHNYYSDWADIAHGVDADGRATELRPLALSRPHTQAFHLAWLSLFACFFAAFAAPPILPALRPALVLAPSDASAAAVASLSAALVGRLAMGPACDLLGPRRASGAASLVCALALALAAVYASSPAGFVALRFCAGLSLSNFVANQHWMSRIFAPSGVGLANAVAAGWANVGSAAAQVVMPLAYDFIVLRLGVPITVAWRVAYLIPCAMLITTGLAVLAFPYDLPSGCAYGGGAKGGKGEGFWKVVRGGVCDYRAWVLALTYGYCYGVELIMENVAADFFRRRFRLPMEAAGAAAACFGVMNTVARPAGGVASDEVGRRFGMRGRLWALWAVQSTGAVLCVLVGRMGATEAPSLAATMAVMVACGAFVQAASGLTFGIVPFVSKRSMGVVSGMTASGGAVGAIVTNRLFFNSSRYTVEESISYTGLTSLLCTLPVVLIYFPRSGGMLCGPSESDTDDHDGHDDDDDVNKDDGYMLLK; from the exons ATGGCCAAGAAGGTAGACGAAGAACATAACTACTACAGCGACTGGGCCGACATCGCCCACGGCGTCGACGCCGACGGCCGCGCCACGGAGCTGCGGCCGCTGGCGCTGTCACGGCCGCACACGCAGGCGTTCCACCTCGCCTGGCTCTCCCTCTTCGCCTGCTTCTTCGCCGCCTTCGCCGCGCCGCCCATCCTCCCGGCGCTGCGGCCGGCGCTCGTCCTCGCGCCGTCCGACGCCTCCGCGGCCGCCGTCGCCTCGCTCTCGGCCGCCCTCGTCGGCCGCCTTGCCATGGGCCCCGCCTGCGACCTCCTCGGCCCGCGCCGGGCGTCGGGGGCCGCCAGCCTCGTCTGCGCGCTCGCGCTCGCCCTCGCCGCCGTGTACGCGTCCTCGCCCGCGGGCTTCGTCGCGCTGCGCTTCTGCGCGGGCCTCTCGCTCTCCAACTTCGTCGCCAACCAGCACTGGATGTCCCGCATCTTCGCGCCCTCCGGCGTCGGCCTCGCCAACGCCGTGGCCGCTGGCTGGGCCAACGTCGGCAGCGCCGCCGCGCAGGTCGTCATGCCGCTCGCCTACGACTTCATCGTGCTCCGCCTCGGCGTGCCCATCACCGTCGCGTGGCGCGTCGCCTACCTTATCCCGTGCGCAATGCTCATCACCACCGGCCTCGCCGTGCTCGCCTTCCCATACGATCTCCCGAGCGGCTGCGCCTACGGTGGAGGCGCCAAAGGCGGCAAAGGGGAGGGCTTCTGGAAGGTGGTGCGAGGGGGAGTGTGCGACTATCGGGCGTGGGTGCTGGCGCTCACCTACGGCTACTGCTACGGCGTGGAGCTCATCATGGAGAACGTGGCGGCCGACTTCTTCCGCAGACGGTTCCGGCTGCCCATGGAGGCTGCCGGCGCCGCCGCAGCGTGCTTCGGCGTGATGAACACCGTGGCGCGGCCGGCGGGAGGGGTAGCGTCCGACGAGGTGGGAAGGCGCTTCGGTATGCGGGGGAGGCTGTGGGCGCTATGGGCCGTGCAAAGCACCGGCGCGGTCCTTTGCGTTCTGGTTGGCAGGATGGGTGCCACGGAGGCTCCGTCGCTGGCGGCCACGATGGCAGTGATGGTGGCCTGCGGGGCGTTCGTGCAGGCTGCATCAGGGCTTACCTTCGGCATCGTTCCCTTCGTCTCCAAGAG GTCGATGGGCGTGGTGTCTGGTATGACGGCGAGCGGCGGGGCTGTCGGTGCGATCGTGACGAACCGGTTGTTCTTCAACAGCTCTAGGTACACGGTGGAGGAGTCCATCTCCTACACCGGCCTCACCAGCCTCCTTTGCACGCTCCCCGTGGTGCTCATCTATTTCCCACGCtcgggaggaatgctttgtggccCCTCGGAGTCCGACACCGACGACCATGATGgtcacgatgatgacgatgatgtaaACAAGGATGATGGTTACATGCTTCTGAAATGA